One genomic segment of Leptospirales bacterium includes these proteins:
- a CDS encoding alpha/beta hydrolase produces MKHRIQAFLLLHALGACQLFSPDAGRLLNDRIIRDFASTEQQRVFFGTNRAVHGRPDCLNRSFTTETGESLQLGLCEVNSPKRRAVGELPQADSRNASNDSFFKIGRYSAADGTQLAAALAAEPGEEVLVFVHGFNVRFEEAVLRAAQIAYDLKFQGAVAVFSWPAGASDAPLSDLLINQTYAQNRQAAAQSVHRFSEFIELIHRSNKRIHLLVHSMGHQVVIPGLLEARQRIGDSFLREAIFNAPDYAADEFALQSIPLRQSARRITLYCSPGDNALIASRQTNGNYRIGLCKRIEGIDVINVNEVDSPALGLGGLGHGYYSGRAVLTDVYQTLLGIDARRRLFVRLSDPGGGEEFILRH; encoded by the coding sequence ATGAAGCATCGGATCCAGGCATTCCTTCTCCTCCACGCGCTGGGGGCCTGTCAGTTATTCAGTCCAGATGCCGGGCGATTATTGAATGATCGAATCATTCGCGATTTTGCCTCGACCGAACAGCAACGAGTCTTCTTTGGCACAAACCGAGCAGTCCATGGTCGCCCCGATTGCCTGAACCGATCCTTCACTACCGAAACCGGCGAGTCTTTGCAATTGGGCCTCTGCGAAGTCAACAGTCCCAAACGTCGCGCGGTGGGTGAGCTGCCGCAGGCGGACTCGCGCAACGCCAGCAACGACTCCTTCTTCAAGATTGGCCGCTACAGCGCAGCGGATGGGACCCAACTTGCGGCGGCGCTGGCCGCTGAACCAGGCGAAGAAGTACTGGTCTTTGTTCATGGCTTTAACGTCCGCTTTGAGGAAGCCGTCCTGCGAGCCGCGCAAATTGCTTATGATCTCAAATTTCAAGGGGCGGTTGCCGTCTTTTCCTGGCCGGCGGGCGCCAGCGACGCTCCTCTGTCCGATCTGTTGATCAATCAAACCTACGCACAAAATCGTCAAGCGGCGGCGCAGTCCGTTCATCGCTTCAGCGAGTTTATTGAGCTGATCCATCGCAGCAACAAGCGCATTCACCTGCTGGTGCATTCCATGGGACATCAGGTCGTAATTCCTGGCCTGCTTGAAGCCAGACAAAGGATTGGCGATTCGTTTCTCCGTGAAGCGATCTTCAATGCTCCCGACTATGCTGCTGATGAGTTTGCATTGCAATCCATTCCGCTCCGGCAAAGCGCACGTCGAATCACATTGTATTGCTCGCCGGGCGATAACGCTTTGATCGCTTCGCGACAAACCAATGGCAACTATCGCATTGGACTGTGTAAACGGATCGAGGGCATCGACGTCATCAACGTAAACGAGGTGGACTCGCCAGCGCTGGGCCTCGGCGGCCTCGGCCATGGCTACTACAGCGGCAGAGCAGTGCTAACCGACGTCTATCAAACCTTGCTGGGGATCGATGCTCGTCGCCGACTGTTCGTTCGCTTGAGCGATCCGGGCGGCGGCGAAGAATTTATTCTGCGCCATTGA
- the rsmG gene encoding 16S rRNA (guanine(527)-N(7))-methyltransferase RsmG, producing MLRASNPELNLTRIHNFENIVRKHYVDSLIVIQLIHEAGLAWPSLMLDLGTGPGFPGIPLAIALPDHRFILADGRKQRTDFVERVVESLQLQNVIVHTGRISERSELRTKALITRAVESVERTLLRAASILEDGGLAIFMKGPAGEEEAANLGARFPFRQLLQRRYTLPNSEDRRVLLVYEKLPSREEDRLGSPLLIHSRDNARFKRYISLWSGRYVKQERLSLLCGERFIAEIVRHQSDRVVAFLLREHDTAALQQASAWQESCSNGPALEVFSRELFDELNQIGAPGMLALVKAPALPAVPQESPDGCTLFLPLGDPENLGAALRSAGALGASRIVLLQEAANPYHPRSLRSSAGLALQLTMYAGPPLRGLPDWCRNAKLPLYALDATGEDLRQVNAPKSFGLVVGNEGQGLPVGFQAEKLRIQMSPSVESLNAAAAVAVALYSLCASASARA from the coding sequence ATGCTGCGAGCCAGTAATCCGGAGCTCAATCTGACCCGGATTCATAATTTCGAGAATATCGTTCGCAAACACTATGTAGATTCGTTGATTGTAATCCAGCTGATACACGAAGCCGGCCTGGCCTGGCCGTCGTTGATGCTGGACCTTGGCACCGGGCCGGGTTTTCCAGGAATCCCGCTGGCCATTGCCTTGCCGGACCATCGTTTCATTCTGGCCGATGGTCGGAAGCAACGGACCGATTTCGTTGAGCGCGTGGTGGAATCCTTACAACTACAGAATGTCATTGTTCACACCGGACGGATTTCGGAACGCAGCGAGCTGCGAACAAAGGCTTTGATTACGCGCGCCGTGGAAAGCGTTGAGCGCACGCTGTTGCGCGCCGCGAGCATTCTGGAGGATGGCGGATTGGCCATCTTTATGAAGGGTCCGGCGGGGGAGGAGGAGGCGGCGAATCTGGGAGCCAGGTTTCCTTTTCGCCAGCTGCTGCAAAGACGCTATACGCTTCCGAATTCCGAAGATCGACGCGTGCTTCTGGTGTACGAGAAACTGCCAAGCAGGGAGGAAGACAGATTGGGGAGTCCATTGCTGATTCACTCTCGCGACAATGCCCGCTTCAAGCGTTACATCTCATTGTGGTCCGGGCGCTACGTCAAACAGGAGCGACTGAGCCTGCTCTGCGGCGAACGTTTCATTGCCGAGATAGTGCGGCATCAATCCGATCGAGTCGTCGCTTTTCTGCTGCGCGAACACGATACTGCGGCCCTGCAGCAGGCTAGCGCCTGGCAAGAGAGCTGTAGCAATGGGCCCGCTCTCGAGGTCTTCAGTCGCGAATTGTTCGATGAACTGAATCAAATCGGGGCGCCCGGCATGCTGGCGCTTGTGAAGGCGCCGGCTTTGCCAGCAGTCCCGCAGGAGTCGCCGGACGGCTGCACGCTATTCTTACCGCTTGGCGATCCCGAAAATCTTGGCGCTGCACTGCGCAGCGCCGGAGCCCTGGGCGCCAGTCGTATTGTGCTCCTGCAAGAGGCGGCCAATCCATATCATCCGCGCAGCCTGCGTTCCTCAGCTGGCCTGGCGCTACAGCTTACAATGTACGCCGGCCCTCCTTTGCGGGGCCTGCCGGATTGGTGTCGCAATGCAAAGCTGCCCCTTTATGCCCTCGATGCCACAGGCGAAGACTTGCGGCAGGTCAATGCGCCAAAATCATTCGGCCTGGTGGTTGGAAACGAGGGGCAGGGACTTCCTGTCGGTTTCCAGGCCGAAAAGCTGCGCATTCAGATGAGTCCGAGCGTCGAATCGCTCAATGCCGCCGCCGCCGTAGCCGTGGCGCTGTATTCGTTATGCGCATCGGCGAGTGCCCGTGCTTGA
- a CDS encoding iron-containing alcohol dehydrogenase, with amino-acid sequence MLSMFEWVHYQFPARVFFERDATHKLGNLIRDIGSRVLVLAIRSELANPDELAVIKTSLEKHTTGAIIYDDILDSPGPEELDTAAYFAKQCKADVILAYGSRKTFYAARAIATLASNEIFAADLEQSMLPLRKPPRPVVTAPVGPSMGEETSPSFMIYNAGNRRAVHAYDYRLFPALTFIDPNISTALPPNEMARGGIAVLSSAIEAILSKRSNEFTNSIALRSIELITRNLVPLMNEPGNASARANVCMASALAGMAHSNSMLGLCYSIAGAAASLTGLDFQMAMAILLPHIMEYNLTTSAGKYVQIARALDEDIRDITVIEAAIKAVEGVRKIYLELKVPQRLSEFDIEKADLPDIAELAYTMPLIKNTPRELDRNEIETILIAAY; translated from the coding sequence ATCCTGAGCATGTTTGAATGGGTCCACTATCAGTTTCCGGCGCGCGTCTTTTTCGAGCGCGACGCTACCCACAAGCTTGGCAATCTGATTCGCGACATCGGTTCGCGAGTGCTGGTGCTGGCCATCCGTTCGGAGCTGGCCAATCCCGACGAGCTGGCCGTAATCAAGACGAGCCTGGAGAAGCACACGACCGGGGCGATCATCTATGATGATATCCTGGATTCGCCAGGACCGGAGGAGCTCGACACAGCCGCCTATTTTGCCAAGCAATGTAAGGCAGATGTAATCCTGGCATATGGCTCGCGAAAGACCTTCTACGCGGCGCGCGCCATAGCGACGCTGGCAAGTAACGAGATATTTGCCGCCGATCTGGAGCAATCGATGCTGCCCTTGCGCAAGCCGCCCCGGCCGGTCGTAACTGCGCCGGTAGGGCCATCGATGGGCGAGGAAACTTCCCCGTCCTTCATGATCTACAATGCAGGCAACCGGCGTGCTGTCCATGCCTACGACTACCGACTCTTCCCCGCACTGACCTTTATTGATCCGAATATTTCTACTGCTTTGCCGCCAAACGAAATGGCCAGGGGCGGCATTGCTGTGCTGAGTTCCGCCATCGAAGCAATTCTCTCCAAGCGCTCCAACGAATTTACAAATTCCATTGCGTTGCGTTCCATCGAGTTGATCACCCGCAATCTGGTTCCGTTAATGAATGAACCGGGCAACGCCTCGGCGCGTGCAAACGTTTGTATGGCCAGCGCTCTGGCTGGCATGGCGCATTCGAACAGTATGCTTGGACTCTGCTACAGCATTGCGGGCGCCGCGGCCAGTCTGACCGGACTCGACTTTCAAATGGCAATGGCGATCTTGCTCCCGCACATAATGGAGTACAATTTGACGACCTCCGCGGGCAAGTACGTGCAGATCGCTCGCGCGCTCGATGAGGACATCCGCGACATCACCGTAATTGAGGCGGCGATTAAGGCCGTCGAAGGCGTACGTAAGATTTACCTGGAATTGAAGGTGCCCCAGCGGCTCTCCGAATTCGACATCGAGAAGGCCGACCTGCCGGATATTGCGGAGCTGGCCTATACCATGCCGCTGATCAAGAACACGCCGCGCGAACTCGACCGCAATGAGATCGAAACGATCTTGATTGCCGCATACTAA
- the ilvC gene encoding ketol-acid reductoisomerase, whose product MAKVLYDSDCDLSLLNGKTIAVLGYGSQGHAQAQNMRDHGYKVIIGLKSDSKSLAKAKEDGFEVLEPAAASAKADIIQLLAPDQVQGQIYQDSIAPHLSEGKALVFSHGFNIHYEIIKPPSNVDVYMVAPKGPGHLVRRVYREGGGVPCLIAVHQDATGKARQRALAHAAGVGGGRAGILETTFRDETETDLFGEQAVLCGGLTSLIRSGFETLVEAGYDPDIAYFECLHEVKLITDLLYEGGMARMRFSISDTAEYGDYTRGPRVVDAHVKENMKQVLAEIQKDKGMKFAREWLDEAKQGYPNFTRMRENGKQHQIEEVGGRLRSMMKFLKG is encoded by the coding sequence ATGGCAAAAGTTCTCTACGATAGCGACTGCGACCTTTCTCTACTGAACGGAAAAACCATAGCGGTGCTTGGCTACGGCAGCCAGGGCCATGCCCAGGCGCAGAATATGCGCGACCACGGCTACAAGGTCATCATCGGTCTCAAATCTGATTCCAAATCTCTGGCCAAAGCGAAAGAAGACGGCTTCGAAGTTCTCGAACCGGCAGCCGCCTCCGCCAAAGCAGACATAATTCAACTACTGGCCCCTGACCAGGTACAAGGTCAAATCTACCAGGATTCGATTGCGCCGCATCTGAGCGAGGGCAAGGCGCTGGTATTTTCCCATGGCTTCAACATTCACTATGAAATAATCAAGCCGCCGTCCAATGTCGATGTGTACATGGTCGCACCCAAAGGTCCGGGCCATCTGGTTCGTCGAGTCTACCGTGAAGGCGGCGGCGTACCATGTCTGATTGCCGTACATCAGGACGCCACGGGCAAGGCGCGCCAGCGAGCCCTGGCTCACGCAGCAGGAGTTGGCGGCGGCCGCGCAGGAATTCTGGAAACGACCTTTCGCGATGAAACGGAAACCGACCTTTTTGGAGAGCAGGCTGTGCTCTGCGGCGGACTGACTTCTCTGATCCGCAGCGGTTTTGAAACATTGGTCGAAGCCGGCTATGATCCAGACATCGCCTACTTCGAGTGTTTGCACGAGGTGAAGCTGATTACTGACCTCCTCTATGAAGGCGGCATGGCGCGGATGCGCTTTTCCATCTCCGATACCGCTGAATACGGGGATTACACCCGGGGTCCGCGCGTCGTTGACGCTCATGTTAAAGAGAACATGAAGCAGGTGCTGGCCGAAATTCAAAAGGATAAAGGCATGAAATTTGCCCGGGAATGGCTGGACGAAGCCAAACAAGGGTACCCAAACTTTACCCGGATGCGAGAGAACGGGAAACAACATCAGATCGAAGAGGTCGGCGGCAGGCTGCGCTCGATGATGAAGTTCCTCAAGGGCTGA
- a CDS encoding diguanylate cyclase, protein MDHILIVEDSESIAALLAERCERQLGLQAQIAPSVAALQTMLATSEHRYFAAICDLNLPDAPPGAAVDLLRSKDIPIVVLTGEWSEEIRSRIWERRVADYVLKESSADISYALNVVRRLRYNPQVAALVADPLQSNREAIADILRDQKLKVLQCESPEEALQYIESRPDLRLALIDYGIGGDRGLDLTTRIRRRRKRDSLAIIALTDFELKRASARFLRSGANDVLARPFTPEELLCRINLHLDTLDLLEQLRSEAEQDFLTGLGNRHYLNERATAVYADCLSRGMPFALAMADIDHFKSINDRFGHLVGDRALKHLGRILSANTKGKDVVARIGGEEFVILLPDTLPESAARFFESLRREIAGSAIDTDSGTLAFTVSFGVATNAGASLREGLERADRLLYRAKASGRNRVVTDLTG, encoded by the coding sequence TTGGACCACATCCTCATTGTTGAGGATAGCGAATCAATTGCCGCCCTGCTGGCCGAGCGTTGCGAACGGCAGCTCGGACTGCAGGCGCAAATTGCTCCTTCCGTGGCCGCCCTGCAAACGATGCTGGCGACGTCGGAGCATCGCTATTTCGCCGCCATCTGCGACCTGAATCTCCCTGATGCTCCGCCGGGCGCCGCCGTCGATCTATTGCGAAGCAAGGATATTCCGATTGTCGTTCTCACCGGGGAGTGGAGCGAGGAAATTCGCAGCCGGATCTGGGAGCGCCGTGTTGCCGATTACGTCCTCAAGGAGTCGTCCGCGGATATCAGCTATGCGCTGAATGTCGTGCGACGATTGCGCTACAATCCACAGGTTGCAGCGCTGGTTGCCGATCCGCTGCAGAGCAATCGCGAGGCAATCGCCGATATTTTGCGCGATCAAAAGCTGAAGGTTTTGCAGTGTGAATCGCCAGAGGAAGCGCTTCAGTATATTGAATCGCGACCAGATCTACGTTTGGCGCTCATTGACTATGGCATTGGCGGCGATCGCGGCCTTGACCTGACGACGCGAATTCGGCGGCGCAGGAAGCGCGATTCGCTGGCTATCATTGCCCTCACTGATTTTGAATTGAAGCGAGCCAGCGCCCGTTTTCTACGCTCCGGCGCCAATGACGTACTGGCGCGGCCGTTTACGCCGGAAGAGCTGCTCTGTCGAATCAATCTGCACCTCGATACGCTTGATTTGCTTGAACAATTGCGCTCCGAAGCGGAGCAGGACTTCCTTACCGGGCTGGGCAATCGACATTATCTGAATGAGCGCGCGACTGCCGTCTACGCGGACTGCCTCAGTCGCGGCATGCCGTTTGCGCTTGCTATGGCCGACATCGATCACTTTAAATCTATCAACGATCGCTTTGGCCATCTTGTGGGCGACCGCGCCTTGAAGCATCTCGGCCGCATTCTCAGTGCGAATACAAAAGGCAAGGACGTGGTCGCCCGAATTGGCGGCGAAGAGTTTGTCATCCTGCTTCCGGATACGCTGCCGGAAAGCGCGGCTCGTTTCTTCGAATCCCTCCGCCGAGAGATTGCCGGGAGCGCCATTGATACCGATAGCGGGACCCTGGCGTTTACGGTGTCCTTCGGCGTAGCAACCAATGCCGGAGCGTCGCTGCGCGAAGGATTGGAACGCGCCGATCGCTTGCTCTATCGAGCCAAGGCATCCGGCCGCAATCGCGTCGTCACCGATTTGACTGGCTAG
- a CDS encoding tRNA (cytidine(34)-2'-O)-methyltransferase, with protein sequence MHIALYKPEIPPNTGNIGRLCHCTGSRLHIIDRPAFSLDEAAVRRAGLDYWEQLPLMLHADWQSFLQWKEGEAKPGRIAAFSRFASQVYSDFEYHEADILLFGQESSGLPAEIVEALGRRQDASLLRIPVSANCRSLNLANAASLALYEALRQQNFQGLDLSLQDRT encoded by the coding sequence ATGCACATCGCATTGTACAAACCCGAGATCCCGCCCAACACCGGTAATATTGGTCGCCTGTGCCACTGTACTGGCAGCCGTTTGCACATCATTGATCGCCCCGCCTTTTCGCTGGATGAGGCGGCTGTGCGTCGCGCTGGCCTGGACTACTGGGAGCAATTGCCGTTGATGTTGCACGCCGATTGGCAGTCATTTTTGCAGTGGAAGGAAGGGGAGGCAAAACCCGGGCGCATTGCGGCCTTTTCGCGATTCGCCAGCCAGGTATATTCTGATTTCGAATATCACGAGGCGGATATCTTGCTCTTCGGCCAGGAAAGCTCGGGGCTGCCAGCGGAAATAGTCGAAGCGCTTGGCCGGCGTCAGGATGCGAGTCTGTTACGTATTCCTGTTTCTGCCAATTGTCGTTCGTTGAACCTCGCCAACGCCGCGTCGCTGGCGCTTTACGAAGCTCTTCGCCAGCAGAACTTTCAAGGCCTGGACCTCAGCCTGCAAGATCGCACCTGA
- a CDS encoding pyridoxal phosphate-dependent aminotransferase, producing MQFSAHRLEVIEPSPTLALSARAKELKAAGKDIVGFGAGEPDFDTPEHIKEAARRALAQGQTKYTAEGGSPAMKKAIIEKMRRDNHLDYSPAEVMASNGGKQVIYNLFMATLNPGDEVVIPAPYWVSYADIARLAEAKPVFVHAPLESNYLIHADQLRAAITPRTRLVVLNSPNNPTGAAYSRAQLQAIVQVLIDNPQTLVMSDDIYEHIVYEGFEFVNVLNLAPELRDRTVVVNGVSKAYAMTGWRLGSAAGPEHIIKNMEKLQGQSTSNPCSITQAAAIAAFTESQDCVETMRIAFQKRRDLVVRMLQAIDGVRTPVPQGAFYVFPNLAEIYKLPRFQALAREKGGPSLSRVFCNHLLDHYDVAAVPGIAFGDDAALRISYALDEDSLRKGIDRLGAMVQDLRG from the coding sequence ATGCAATTCTCCGCCCATCGACTCGAGGTTATCGAACCCTCGCCAACTCTGGCCCTCAGCGCGCGCGCCAAAGAATTGAAGGCCGCCGGAAAGGATATTGTCGGCTTTGGCGCCGGCGAGCCTGACTTCGACACGCCCGAACACATCAAGGAAGCAGCCCGACGAGCGCTTGCCCAAGGACAGACGAAGTACACAGCCGAAGGCGGAAGCCCGGCTATGAAGAAAGCCATCATTGAAAAGATGCGTCGAGACAATCATCTGGACTACAGCCCCGCCGAAGTCATGGCATCCAACGGCGGTAAGCAGGTAATCTATAACCTGTTTATGGCCACGCTGAATCCGGGCGATGAAGTAGTCATTCCGGCGCCTTACTGGGTGAGCTACGCCGACATTGCCAGGCTGGCAGAGGCGAAGCCCGTATTTGTGCATGCCCCGCTAGAAAGCAATTATCTGATTCATGCCGACCAATTGCGGGCTGCGATCACGCCCAGAACGCGCCTCGTTGTTCTTAACTCGCCCAACAATCCCACTGGCGCCGCCTATTCAAGGGCGCAACTGCAGGCAATTGTCCAGGTGCTTATTGACAATCCACAGACGCTAGTCATGAGCGACGACATATACGAGCATATCGTGTATGAAGGCTTTGAGTTCGTGAACGTGCTCAATCTTGCTCCGGAACTGCGCGATCGCACTGTCGTTGTCAATGGCGTCAGCAAGGCATACGCTATGACAGGATGGCGCCTTGGTTCGGCGGCCGGCCCGGAGCATATCATCAAGAACATGGAGAAGCTGCAGGGGCAGAGTACTTCCAATCCTTGCTCTATAACACAGGCCGCGGCCATCGCAGCCTTCACCGAATCCCAGGACTGCGTGGAGACAATGCGTATTGCATTCCAGAAGCGCCGCGATCTGGTTGTCCGTATGCTGCAGGCTATCGATGGCGTGCGCACGCCGGTTCCTCAGGGCGCCTTCTACGTATTTCCGAACCTCGCGGAGATCTACAAACTGCCTCGCTTCCAGGCCCTCGCGCGGGAGAAGGGCGGACCATCGCTTTCGCGCGTATTTTGCAACCACCTGCTGGATCATTACGATGTCGCCGCCGTACCAGGCATTGCCTTTGGAGATGATGCGGCATTGCGAATTTCTTATGCTCTTGACGAAGACAGTCTGCGCAAAGGAATAGACCGGTTGGGCGCCATGGTCCAGGATTTACGCGGTTGA
- a CDS encoding phosphotransferase, translating into MNLNRELRAFVAACGFPESFEAQELPAEASARRYVRLRFAAPAEPASLMLCVGLPTPYRDQDRFVALCTHLEKQELPVPHIYGVERVQGALLLSDAGEYDLNYYLQRAHAAGETENKRKLIDHAVDILAKLQRLPIPEEIEDRSFDLEKLYSELEFLFDAVRSAANALSTPYLQLFELSQFGRELCRYLGKLTPQTLAHRDFHSRNIMVRNAGGKLHYTLIDFQDARKGSPFYDLASLLYDPYAPLDREERGRALHRYLDSAQYSAAQKPIYLAVALQRMLKALGTYLHQSVSGNSRYAESIAPALDRIEEIVQEGRFPDSVYLFAREVRRRFLEPLRELASARSAT; encoded by the coding sequence ATGAACCTGAATCGTGAACTGCGAGCCTTTGTCGCAGCCTGCGGCTTTCCAGAGTCGTTTGAGGCGCAAGAGCTGCCGGCTGAGGCCTCGGCTCGCCGCTACGTACGTTTGCGATTTGCCGCACCAGCAGAGCCCGCCAGTCTGATGCTCTGCGTAGGTCTCCCGACGCCGTACCGCGACCAGGATCGCTTTGTCGCGCTCTGCACCCATCTGGAAAAGCAAGAACTTCCGGTCCCGCATATCTATGGTGTGGAGCGAGTGCAAGGGGCGCTGCTCCTTTCCGATGCCGGCGAGTATGATTTGAACTACTACCTGCAACGCGCTCATGCAGCTGGCGAAACCGAGAATAAACGCAAGTTAATTGATCATGCAGTTGATATTCTGGCCAAATTGCAGCGACTACCTATCCCGGAGGAGATAGAAGATCGCAGTTTCGATCTGGAGAAGCTCTACTCCGAGCTGGAATTTTTGTTTGATGCGGTTCGTTCTGCGGCCAATGCCCTGTCGACGCCTTACCTCCAGCTCTTTGAATTGTCGCAATTCGGTCGCGAGTTGTGTCGCTATCTCGGAAAGCTGACCCCGCAGACGCTTGCGCATCGCGACTTTCACAGTCGCAATATTATGGTTCGGAACGCCGGCGGAAAATTGCACTATACGTTGATTGATTTCCAGGATGCGCGAAAGGGATCGCCATTTTACGATCTGGCCAGTTTGCTCTACGACCCCTATGCGCCGCTCGACAGGGAAGAGCGAGGCCGCGCCTTGCATCGTTACCTGGATAGTGCGCAGTATTCCGCCGCACAAAAACCGATCTATCTTGCCGTAGCCCTGCAACGAATGCTAAAGGCGCTTGGAACCTACCTGCACCAGAGCGTATCTGGAAATTCGCGGTACGCCGAGAGCATCGCGCCGGCGCTGGATCGAATTGAAGAGATTGTCCAGGAAGGGAGATTTCCGGATTCAGTTTATCTTTTCGCGCGCGAGGTGCGACGCCGTTTCCTTGAGCCGCTGCGTGAACTGGCATCTGCCAGATCCGCAACATGA
- a CDS encoding NTP transferase domain-containing protein, translating into MKTGFVLAAGFGLRMGPLTAARPKPLLPVSGIPLIYYALFALQRAGCKRAVINLHYRGEMIERELRDFSALELQFTHEAQILGTAGGLRNAMESVLRHDLQVLLINPDVIFPYDLFPRAASADLLLRPEQDDARLLLGRRRPESKETGLALGKGDRVRFETDGDRYYLGCAAVLLSALSPLVCGVQAELGACWQDSARTGRLAGVDMPGEVIDAGSHGAYLRICDQAPYPAETMAELRSFAGRSA; encoded by the coding sequence ATGAAAACCGGATTTGTTCTGGCAGCAGGCTTTGGACTGCGCATGGGACCGCTCACGGCGGCAAGACCCAAGCCTTTACTGCCCGTTAGCGGAATCCCTCTAATCTACTATGCGCTCTTCGCTCTCCAGCGCGCCGGGTGCAAGCGCGCCGTAATCAATCTGCACTATCGCGGAGAAATGATCGAACGCGAACTGCGAGATTTTTCAGCTCTGGAACTGCAATTCACACACGAAGCGCAAATTCTGGGCACCGCCGGCGGCCTGCGCAATGCCATGGAGAGCGTCTTACGGCATGACCTGCAAGTCCTGCTGATCAACCCGGATGTGATCTTTCCGTATGATCTATTTCCCCGCGCCGCCTCCGCCGACCTGCTGCTGAGGCCAGAGCAGGACGATGCCCGACTCTTACTGGGTCGACGCCGACCGGAGAGTAAAGAGACGGGATTGGCTCTTGGAAAAGGGGATCGTGTTCGTTTTGAAACGGATGGCGACCGCTACTACCTTGGATGTGCCGCAGTTCTGCTCTCAGCCCTCTCGCCATTGGTCTGCGGAGTCCAGGCGGAGCTGGGTGCATGCTGGCAGGATAGCGCCCGCACTGGCCGATTGGCGGGCGTAGACATGCCCGGAGAAGTGATCGACGCCGGCTCGCATGGCGCCTATTTGCGTATTTGTGATCAGGCGCCCTATCCGGCAGAGACGATGGCCGAGCTGCGCAGTTTCGCTGGCCGTTCCGCTTGA
- a CDS encoding tetratricopeptide repeat protein translates to MSIVGDASALGAETIGAAANQIDGTERREAPSEQLKPARPSRTTTSLPTTTPGVSDFFDLDELRRARLRVDIRQVVAELVAAYKYGYPGRAPPLLRRLQELAPDSAEADYFTALQQYDRGRRAEALILAQRAAAKSPRMSRANSLIGLLLMDAQRYEEATIAFRAAVEQSPYNANYLYNLANALHTLGRSSEALTAADRAIAARSNFAEALYLRGLLLLNMGEALAALQSLKRAEHFGMRSDGFYLDLLLAAERAEQQEDAIAAARQLQSTRDPHALRETARVHLHFGESQIALRRLERLVQLKEATEGDFEMLLRAAILSDANPTVYIMRYTSGERRAALLLKARELEQQLANRPAARDSVVRSPYRPPPAMPQ, encoded by the coding sequence GTGAGCATTGTAGGCGACGCCTCGGCGCTGGGCGCGGAAACCATTGGCGCCGCGGCCAATCAGATTGATGGGACGGAAAGGCGCGAGGCGCCATCTGAGCAGTTGAAGCCAGCTCGACCGAGTCGGACCACAACGTCGCTGCCGACGACGACGCCCGGCGTATCCGATTTTTTTGATCTGGATGAATTGCGCCGGGCCCGACTGCGCGTCGATATCCGGCAGGTAGTCGCCGAGCTTGTGGCCGCATACAAGTACGGTTATCCCGGCAGGGCGCCGCCCTTGCTTCGCCGCCTGCAAGAACTGGCGCCGGACTCGGCGGAGGCTGACTACTTTACAGCCTTGCAACAATATGATCGCGGACGAAGGGCAGAAGCGCTGATTCTTGCCCAGAGGGCGGCAGCAAAATCGCCGCGCATGTCGCGGGCAAACAGCTTGATCGGCTTGCTGCTGATGGACGCGCAGCGCTACGAGGAAGCGACGATAGCCTTCCGGGCGGCGGTAGAGCAAAGTCCTTACAATGCAAACTACCTTTACAATCTGGCCAATGCCCTGCACACTCTTGGCAGAAGTTCCGAGGCGCTGACCGCGGCAGACCGCGCAATTGCAGCGCGCAGCAATTTCGCCGAAGCGCTCTACCTGCGAGGTTTGCTCCTGCTTAACATGGGCGAGGCCCTCGCCGCATTGCAATCGTTGAAACGCGCGGAGCATTTTGGCATGCGCAGCGATGGTTTCTATCTTGATCTTTTGCTGGCGGCCGAAAGGGCCGAGCAACAGGAAGATGCGATTGCCGCAGCGCGCCAGCTGCAAAGCACCCGGGATCCCCATGCCTTGCGCGAAACGGCTAGAGTCCATCTGCACTTTGGCGAGTCGCAAATTGCGCTTCGCCGACTCGAGCGATTGGTACAGTTGAAAGAAGCAACGGAGGGCGATTTCGAAATGCTGCTTCGTGCCGCAATTCTGTCCGATGCAAATCCGACGGTCTATATCATGCGCTACACAAGCGGCGAACGCCGGGCCGCCCTGCTGTTGAAGGCGCGCGAACTGGAACAGCAGCTTGCCAATCGGCCGGCGGCTCGCGATTCCGTAGTCCGATCGCCCTACCGGCCGCCGCCAGCAATGCCACAGTGA